The following DNA comes from Weissella koreensis KACC 15510.
AGTCGTTCCCTTTAGCGCTTCAACTGAGGCATGATGGCCATATACAAATTCTATCGTGTCATCAATCGGCGCACTCATATTTTCTTGATTTTGCCTAGACTTATTTTTAAAATTACGTTCTTTATTATCTGACGCTTTAAAATTATTTTTACGTGGCTTTGCTTGTTTATTTCTTGCTTCCATAATATCTGGTCCGTCCGCTTTCTACTTGATTAATAACCCATGTAACTACTTCATCGAGCCGTTCAAATTGTTGACTTGCATGTAAATAACCGATCAAAGCCTCAAACCCAGTTGAAATACGATATGTAACAACATCGGTATTCTTAGCTTTTGTGTGGGAATTAGCATTTCGACCACGTTTAAAAAACGTTAATTCAGTTTCTGTCAAATATTCATCAGCCTCCATTAATTCAAATAAAGCTGCATGCGCTTTGGCGGAAACGAAAGCTTTTGCTTGCCTTTGCAAGCGTCCAGGTTTAGTAATACCTTGCGCCAACAAATGTTGCCGGATGTAAGTCTCATAAACGGCATCACCCAAATATGCTAAATCGAGACCATTTAATTGTTGATAATTAATTTTTTCATTCATATTGATATCTTGTCGCCCATTTCTAAATTAAAGCATCATATAATTTCGTCTTTTTAATGTTTCACATGAAACATTTGCGCTTGTTCTACTGTTTTTACTTACTCTACATTAAACAGCCTTGAACAGCAACTACTTCCTAGTCCAGCGAACGCCTTGGAGTGTATCTTCTAAGATAATACCTTGCTGCGTTAATTCATCACGAATTTGATCTGCTCGAGCATAGTCCCGATTTTGTCGAGCAATTTCACGATCCTGAATTAAATCATCTATAACTTGATCTAATTCTTCCGTCTTAGCCAAACCATCAACCCCAAAAATCATCATCAATTCACTCATTGTCTTTAAAATAATTTCAATGGTTGACTCTTGTACTTCAGCTTGAGTTCCATAAATATTAGCTAACTCTGCCAAATCAAAAATGGCTGCTAATCCATTTTGAGCATTAAAGTCATCATCCATTGCTAATATAAAACGGT
Coding sequences within:
- a CDS encoding Mini-ribonuclease 3, coding for MNEKINYQQLNGLDLAYLGDAVYETYIRQHLLAQGITKPGRLQRQAKAFVSAKAHAALFELMEADEYLTETELTFFKRGRNANSHTKAKNTDVVTYRISTGFEALIGYLHASQQFERLDEVVTWVINQVESGRTRYYGSKK